Genomic window (Bacteroidota bacterium):
TCGAACAAGCGCGAGGGAGCACACTTTCGAGTTCCGAATCCGAACTGCTGCAAAAGTATTTGAGGACTTACGCTCATAAGCCACGCGAGGCCGTGACGATGTTCCCTGCACGAGAAGCCGAGCCGTTGTTCTGGGGCGGTATTCCTACCGATAAAGATAAGTATCTGTATCGCTGGTTCGATGACTCGACACAATCCGATCTTTTTGTGCATGCTGTCGGCAGCATCGACATTCGTCGAAAGACCGAACCGGATCCTGCCTCTGTAGGACTATTAACAGTCGGCGGACGATTCTCCGGGACTCTAACTGGTCGCGTTGGATACTATATGCAGACCACCAATGGCGAACGAGTAGGCGATGCCGCGCTTGCACTCGAAGACCCAATACTCGGTCGTAATAACGATCTTCGATATTTTTCCAAGCAGTTCTTCGATTTCACGTCTGCTGAATTGGCATACGATAACGATTGGTTCACGGCTAAGCTGGCACGTGAGCAGGCAGGAATTGGCGGAGGGTTTCAGAGCGATAATATTTTACTCTCGCCAAGCGTGCCATTCCTCGACTTTCTGTCACTTAGCGCCCATGCGGAAGCCGTTCGGTATCAGGCAATGCTCGCCTCATTGGTCGACGATACGATTACGGAACCTGCTCCGGCCTTGCCTGTGAAGTACCTCGCGCTTCATGATCTGACGATTCAAACGAGCCACAATGTCGAGTTTGGCTTCACTGACATTATGGTGTTTGCTCAGCGGCTTGATCTCGGATATCTCAACCCATTTTCTTTTCTGGGGACGGTAAAACACCAGCTCAATCAGCAAGATCAGGATAATAGCCTGCTCGGAGCGCACGCTCGATGGCGTCTGGCGCCAGGGATTGAATTGCGTGGCCAAGCTTTGCTCGATGATTTGGTCGCAAGTAAAATCGGGACCGGATATTGGGGCAATAAATGGGCTTGGCAGTTTGGCGCAATGTGGGCCGGCGCTTTCGGGATGCACGATCTCGATTGGGAAATGGAATGGATTCGTGTCGATCCTTACACATATACTCATTGGGATCCGCACACGCAATATTCAAGTTCGCAGACGATTTTGGGAGCGCAAATCGGGCCGAACGCTCAAAGTCTATGGTCCATGCTGCGCTGGGTCCCTTCGGCCAAATGGACGGCTGCATTTGAAGGACAGTTCGTGCAGCGCGGAGAAAACGTCTTTGACACGGTGGGGACATTGCTCTACAATGCGGGAAGTGATTACACGCTTGGCATGTCCAAGGAAGGTCAGGAGAATCAGACCTATTTTCTAAATGGTCGTCGCGTCAATATTCTTACTTTGACGGCCACACTCAGCTTCGAACCATGGCGTGGTCTGGTTGTCTTTGCGCGCGGAACAAAGAAGGGCGTCGATTACTTAAACGAAGCTCCGGTCACTCCGGGCATTGACCTCGGCGGCCGATCTGTTTCGCTTGCGCCTCGCGAATTACCAGAGACGCTGGTTGCCTTTGGGGTGCGCGCGTTGTTTTAGACTGCCGACCGTTTTTGAATATGACATCGAATCTTCCTGAAGTGCATCCAAGACATAAAGAAACGCCCGCCGTGGGCGCGGACAACATTCCGATACTCGCGGATTCCGTGCCGCTAACACCGGCTCGCCGAGCCTGGGTGGAGAGTGTCACTATTGTGCTTTTGCATAAGTGGCTCATCCTGGCCGTGACCGTTATTGTCACTGCCGCAACCGCTTTCTACGCATTCACGGCAATGCCGAATGTGTTCACGGCCCATGCCGTCATTCTTCCGGCACGCCACGCGGGTGGGGGCGGACTCGATGCTGTTACATCCGGAATTTCCAGCACATTAAAAGATATCGGACTCGCCAAACTCAAAGGTGGAGAAGACAGCTACAGTCCACTTTCACTCATGCGGAGCCGGGAGTTGCAAGAAGGGCTCGTTAAGCAATTCCATTTTCAACAAGTCTATGACGCTCCCACGATGGACGATGCCATCAAGCAATTTGCCACCAACCTGGATGGCGAGTTGACCGAAGAGGGCAATTTCATTGTCAGCTTCCAGGACACGAGTCGGCAACGTGCCGCCGAAGTGACTAATGCTGTTGTCGATGCCATCAACAACATAAACAGCCGGCTTGCAAAAGAGGAGGCGGTCCACAATCTGACATACGTAGAGGAGCGATACAATACCAATGTTGCCGATCTTGATTCAGCCGAAGCAGCACTGGGTGCATTCCAACGAAAGTTCGGGGTCTTCTCGATCACCGAGCAGGCGCGGGCCGAGATGACGGCGCTTGCGGAACTTGAAGGGCAGAAGTCTATGGCCGAAATTGGACT
Coding sequences:
- a CDS encoding Wzz/FepE/Etk N-terminal domain-containing protein, with amino-acid sequence MTSNLPEVHPRHKETPAVGADNIPILADSVPLTPARRAWVESVTIVLLHKWLILAVTVIVTAATAFYAFTAMPNVFTAHAVILPARHAGGGGLDAVTSGISSTLKDIGLAKLKGGEDSYSPLSLMRSRELQEGLVKQFHFQQVYDAPTMDDAIKQFATNLDGELTEEGNFIVSFQDTSRQRAAEVTNAVVDAINNINSRLAKEEAVHNLTYVEERYNTNVADLDSAEAALGAFQRKFGVFSITEQARAEMTALAELEGQKSMAEIGLHNAQQMYGSNSSEAAVYRSTIEQLSSKLGEMQVGMDTKASSFVPTNSMPDVALSYLRLMREVEIQSKLKAFLLPSLEQAKLDENRDLYGFVTLDHAVPPSKKSGPHRSMILLQALIGSMVISSIAVILSVNVRRARVRFQIDRERLSD